From a single Couchioplanes caeruleus genomic region:
- the ddaH gene encoding dimethylargininase, with protein sequence MTTAAPRRYLMCRPTHFAVTYRINPWMDPTAPYDNALAVSQWETLRQTFLDLGHTVELIEPLPGLPDMVFAANGATVVDGKVLAVQFRDAERADEAPAYKAWFENAGFPVFDSKHTNEGEGDILLAGDVLLAGTGFRTAHAAHAQTQEVFGRPVISLQLVDPAYYHLDTALCVLDERNIAYLPSAFSPGSQEVLRRLFPDAVIATPADAEVLGLNAVSDGRTVVLPVQATQLTAALQAAGYETVGVDVSELRKAGGGPKCCTLEVRA encoded by the coding sequence ATGACGACCGCCGCCCCGCGCCGCTACCTGATGTGCCGGCCGACCCACTTCGCCGTCACGTACCGGATCAATCCGTGGATGGACCCGACGGCGCCGTACGACAACGCCCTGGCCGTCAGCCAGTGGGAGACCCTGCGCCAGACGTTCCTCGACCTCGGCCACACCGTCGAGCTGATCGAGCCGCTGCCCGGCCTGCCCGACATGGTGTTCGCCGCGAACGGCGCGACCGTGGTCGACGGCAAGGTGCTGGCCGTGCAGTTCCGCGACGCCGAGCGCGCCGACGAGGCGCCCGCGTACAAGGCGTGGTTCGAGAACGCCGGCTTCCCGGTCTTCGATTCGAAGCACACGAACGAGGGCGAGGGCGACATCCTGCTCGCCGGCGACGTGCTGCTCGCGGGTACGGGCTTCCGCACCGCCCACGCCGCGCACGCCCAGACGCAGGAGGTGTTCGGCCGCCCGGTGATCAGCCTGCAGCTGGTGGACCCGGCGTACTACCACCTGGACACCGCGCTGTGCGTGCTCGACGAGCGGAACATCGCGTACCTGCCGTCGGCGTTCTCACCCGGCTCGCAGGAGGTGCTCCGCCGCCTCTTCCCGGACGCCGTCATCGCCACGCCGGCCGACGCCGAGGTCCTGGGGCTCAACGCGGTCAGCGACGGCCGTACCGTTGTCCTGCCGGTGCAGGCCACCCAGCTGACGGCGGCCCTGCAGGCCGCCGGCTACGAAACCGTCGGGGTCGACGTGAGCGAGCTGCGCAAGGCCGGCGGCGGCCCGAAGTGCTGCACCCTGGAGGTCCGGGCGTGA
- a CDS encoding Fpg/Nei family DNA glycosylase, with protein sequence MPEGHTIHRLAARHRELFAGHAVAVSSPQGRFAAGAALLTGRTLTDTEAYGKHLLHHYEGELSLHIHLGLYGKFADGDGPAPAPVGQLRMVMVGAGHWLELRGPTACEVLDPVQVAALRARLGQDPLRDDADPLVAYGRIRSSTKPVFALLLDQTVVAGCGLIYANEVLFRAGLAPTTQGRSISATCWEQMWDDLRALMKEGVARGRIDTVHTAHTPEAMQRAPRVDRHGGEVYVYRRPGQPCLVCGTPVLRGPMAGRNLYWCPTCQPEPTR encoded by the coding sequence GTGCCAGAGGGACACACCATTCATCGGCTCGCCGCGCGTCACCGGGAGCTCTTCGCCGGGCATGCCGTCGCCGTGTCGAGCCCGCAGGGCCGGTTCGCCGCCGGGGCCGCCCTGCTCACCGGGCGGACGCTGACCGACACCGAGGCGTACGGCAAGCATCTGCTGCACCATTACGAGGGTGAGCTGAGCCTGCACATCCACCTCGGCCTCTACGGCAAGTTCGCCGACGGTGACGGGCCGGCCCCCGCGCCCGTCGGGCAGCTGCGGATGGTGATGGTCGGCGCCGGGCACTGGCTGGAGCTGCGCGGGCCTACGGCGTGCGAGGTGCTCGATCCGGTCCAGGTGGCGGCGCTCCGGGCACGGCTGGGCCAGGATCCGTTGCGTGACGACGCCGACCCGCTGGTGGCGTACGGCCGGATCCGCAGCAGCACGAAGCCGGTGTTCGCCCTCCTGCTGGACCAGACGGTGGTCGCCGGGTGTGGATTGATCTACGCGAACGAGGTCCTGTTCCGCGCGGGCCTCGCCCCCACCACGCAGGGACGCAGCATCTCCGCCACCTGCTGGGAGCAGATGTGGGACGACCTGCGGGCGTTGATGAAGGAAGGCGTGGCGCGCGGGCGGATCGACACCGTCCACACCGCACACACCCCCGAGGCGATGCAGCGCGCGCCGCGGGTGGACCGGCACGGCGGTGAGGTGTACGTGTACCGGCGCCCGGGCCAGCCCTGCCTGGTGTGCGGGACGCCGGTGCTGCGCGGGCCGATGGCGGGACGCAACCTGTACTGGTGCCCGACCTGCCAGCCGGAGCCGACGCGCTGA
- the rocD gene encoding ornithine--oxo-acid transaminase produces MTDVDMRTPAALADAERWTAHNYHPLPVVISDAEGAWVTDVDGRRYLDFLAGYSALNFGHRHPGLIAAAHAQLDRLTLTSRAFVHDQFASFCRGLAELCGKDLVLPMNTGAEAVETAIKVARKWGYRVKGVPDGQAEIIVAADNFHGRTTTIISFSTDPDARDDFGPYTPGFTIVPYGDLHALSEAITANTVAVLLEPIQGEAGVLVPPAGYFAGVRELCTDNNVLFLADEIQSGLGRTGKTFAIEHEGVVPDMYLLGKALGGGIVPVSAVAANRDVLGVLRPGEHGSTFGGNPLACAVGAEVVRLLATGEFQQRSAELGARLHEGLNALIGRGVVAVRGRGLWAGVDIDPALMSGRQAVERLAERGVLAKDTHGSTIRLAPPLVVTAEEIDHAVAQLAAIL; encoded by the coding sequence ATGACTGACGTTGACATGCGTACGCCGGCAGCGCTCGCCGACGCCGAGCGCTGGACCGCGCACAACTACCACCCGCTGCCGGTCGTGATCTCCGACGCCGAGGGCGCCTGGGTGACCGACGTCGACGGCCGCCGCTACCTGGACTTCCTCGCCGGGTACTCGGCGCTGAACTTCGGCCACCGGCACCCCGGCCTGATCGCCGCCGCGCACGCCCAGCTCGACCGGCTGACGCTGACCAGCCGGGCGTTCGTGCACGACCAGTTCGCCTCGTTCTGCCGCGGGCTGGCCGAGCTGTGCGGCAAGGATCTCGTGCTGCCGATGAACACCGGCGCGGAGGCCGTCGAGACCGCCATCAAGGTGGCCCGCAAGTGGGGCTACCGGGTCAAGGGCGTGCCGGACGGCCAGGCCGAGATCATCGTCGCGGCCGACAACTTCCACGGCCGGACCACCACGATCATCAGCTTCTCGACGGATCCGGACGCGCGCGACGACTTCGGGCCGTACACCCCGGGCTTCACGATTGTTCCGTACGGGGACCTGCACGCGCTCTCCGAGGCGATCACGGCGAACACCGTCGCGGTGCTGCTCGAGCCCATCCAGGGCGAGGCCGGTGTGCTGGTGCCGCCGGCGGGCTACTTCGCGGGCGTACGGGAGCTGTGCACCGACAACAACGTGCTGTTCCTCGCCGACGAGATCCAGTCCGGGCTCGGGCGTACGGGTAAGACGTTCGCGATCGAGCACGAGGGTGTCGTCCCCGACATGTACCTGCTCGGCAAGGCGCTGGGCGGCGGCATCGTGCCGGTGTCCGCGGTCGCCGCGAACCGGGACGTCCTCGGGGTGCTCCGGCCCGGCGAGCACGGCTCCACGTTCGGTGGCAACCCGCTGGCCTGCGCGGTCGGTGCCGAAGTGGTCCGGCTGCTCGCGACCGGCGAGTTCCAGCAGCGTTCGGCCGAGCTCGGCGCGCGGCTGCACGAGGGCCTGAACGCGCTGATCGGGCGCGGGGTCGTCGCCGTACGCGGGCGCGGTCTGTGGGCCGGCGTCGACATCGACCCGGCGCTGATGAGCGGCCGGCAGGCCGTGGAACGCCTCGCCGAGCGCGGCGTGCTCGCCAAGGACACGCACGGCTCGACGATCCGCCTCGCCCCGCCCCTGGTGGTCACGGCCGAGGAGATCGACCACGCCGTGGCCCAGCTGGCCGCGATCCTCTGA
- a CDS encoding 4a-hydroxytetrahydrobiopterin dehydratase encodes MADLLDAESVRSAVAVLDGWEGGTDAIVRTVGLHSFPAAIAVVDRVAEVAEQMDHHPDIDIRWRTLTFRCSTHSAGGVTTRDIALANRIDRIVADAS; translated from the coding sequence ATGGCTGACCTGCTGGACGCGGAATCGGTACGCAGCGCCGTGGCCGTGCTGGACGGCTGGGAGGGCGGAACGGACGCCATCGTGCGTACGGTCGGACTGCACAGTTTCCCGGCGGCGATAGCCGTCGTGGACCGGGTGGCCGAGGTCGCCGAGCAGATGGACCACCACCCCGACATCGACATCCGCTGGCGCACGCTGACGTTCCGGTGCAGCACCCACTCGGCGGGTGGGGTGACCACGCGCGACATCGCGCTGGCCAACCGCATCGACCGCATCGTCGCCGACGCGTCCTGA
- a CDS encoding FHA domain-containing protein, protein MRFEVSKVLDAIEARLTTDPALARAVVDLSEIVRYADLDGGRPASMLRLGLVIDALGRHVAEENVPVYAVVPRGLLSDADLTSNERMVVRRWADDGVVEVVPQLDDRVLEVAELLGLPVLTRTRAERFRDRRPWVEDPGRLLAAVPGAGGPVLVARVGRGEVPAVAEPSPLGQKLLSRVWGCPENCTAYGSGGDPDSPFADMRKTTSPVSQPPPALRAGVPTCPRHGTRLRDAGPRPAVEVLSVRIDGIIRQRFVVSTEKPVVVGRAPEGGGGVMLGQWLTDDARKWISRGHVRFALHSGELSAQDVSTNGTGIRPNGSFDDDQRVTLNRDEIRTLGPDDVVELYANVQVGRAKLWASGGVSQPHSVMAEAPTMAIRKFER, encoded by the coding sequence GTGAGATTCGAGGTCAGCAAGGTCCTCGACGCCATCGAGGCCCGTCTCACCACCGACCCCGCTCTCGCCCGCGCGGTCGTCGATCTTTCCGAGATCGTCCGGTACGCCGACCTCGACGGCGGCCGCCCCGCCAGCATGCTGCGGCTGGGCCTGGTCATCGACGCGCTCGGCCGGCACGTGGCCGAGGAGAACGTCCCGGTGTACGCCGTGGTCCCGCGCGGCCTGCTCTCCGACGCCGACCTCACCTCCAACGAGCGCATGGTCGTCCGCCGCTGGGCCGACGACGGCGTGGTCGAGGTGGTGCCGCAGCTCGACGACCGGGTGCTCGAGGTGGCGGAGCTGCTGGGCCTGCCCGTGCTCACGCGTACGCGGGCCGAGCGCTTCCGTGACCGCCGCCCGTGGGTGGAGGATCCCGGCCGCCTGCTCGCCGCCGTACCGGGCGCGGGCGGTCCGGTGCTGGTCGCGCGGGTCGGGCGCGGGGAGGTGCCGGCCGTGGCCGAGCCTTCGCCGCTCGGGCAGAAGCTGCTGTCCCGCGTGTGGGGGTGCCCGGAGAACTGCACCGCGTACGGTTCGGGTGGCGATCCGGACAGCCCGTTCGCCGACATGCGGAAGACCACCAGCCCGGTCTCCCAGCCGCCGCCCGCTCTGCGGGCCGGCGTGCCGACGTGCCCCCGGCACGGCACGCGGTTGCGCGACGCGGGTCCGCGCCCGGCCGTCGAGGTTCTTTCCGTACGCATCGACGGCATCATCCGCCAGCGGTTCGTGGTCTCCACGGAGAAGCCGGTCGTGGTGGGGCGCGCGCCAGAGGGCGGCGGTGGCGTCATGCTCGGGCAGTGGCTGACCGACGACGCCCGCAAGTGGATCAGCCGTGGGCACGTCCGGTTCGCCCTGCACAGCGGTGAGCTGAGCGCGCAGGACGTCAGCACCAACGGCACCGGTATCCGCCCGAACGGCTCGTTCGACGACGACCAGCGGGTGACGCTGAACCGCGACGAGATCCGCACGCTGGGTCCGGACGACGTGGTCGAGCTGTACGCGAACGTGCAGGTGGGCCGCGCCAAGCTGTGGGCGTCCGGCGGGGTCAGCCAGCCGCACTCGGTGATGGCCGAGGCGCCCACGATGGCGATCCGCAAGTTCGAGCGGTAG